Within Xiphias gladius isolate SHS-SW01 ecotype Sanya breed wild chromosome 5, ASM1685928v1, whole genome shotgun sequence, the genomic segment GCACAAGCATTTCGCTCAACCTGGTCAGTTTCTGGAGTTGATTTGTCTGACCGAATTGAGAATTGATCTCCTGTCATTGTGCTACCAACAGCTGAGGCCTGTATGatggtgtatttgttttgtgccCATCTGTTCGAACTCTCTGTTCCCTTTTCATTGTCCTTCAGCACAACCCCACCCTCTTGCTCTTTTTCCTCTAGCATTTTGGTACTGTCAACAGTGATAACACTGACACAGCTGATGTCACTTGATCCACAAACAGAAGGTGTTTGGGAGgcctttttccatttccatggAAACGACAGATCGTCATCAGACCGTCTAGTGCTGAATGTCTGTCTCAGTCTGTTAAGGACCTGGTCCATtttgttgttagttttgttgGCCCTCTCTGAGTCTGACCTTGATAAACTGGAGTTTGGTGgactgacatttttcttcagtgcAAACCGGCTTCTCTTTGGGCTTTGTCCATTGCTGCTCTCCACTGAAAAGAATCTGCTTTTACCCAGTACACTCTCCTTCATTCTTTTGTTGCAGCTTTTGTCGTCCTGGGACTGACTCTCTAATGAGCTGCCACCAGTGGAGCTCTGATCTGAATGACTATGGGGTTCACCTGACGCTTCCTTACTCTGCACTGCATCTGGCTGTTGACTTAACTTGGTGTCAAAAGAAAGTGCTCTGTTTGCAGTATGTTGCAAAGGTTTAGGTGTGGTGTTCTTTGCGGCAGCTGTAGCTGTATCTACGTTAGATTTAATGCTGTAAACTAGTGTCTCAGTTACACATGCTGAAGAGGAGTTGTGTGCCTTATCACCTTTCAAACACTTTGAGCTGATATGAAATCTGTTGTCGACAAGTAATATTTGGCCATTCTGGAGATCTTGGCTGCTATTATTGCTGTGAATATTGTTGACTTGATCAGCTTCTGAAATCCCAAACTTTGAACTTTTTTGCGTGGCAGTTTTGTCTTGTAAAGGCAAAGATAATGGCGGTGGGCTGATAGGCGACAGAGGGGGTTTGGATGTAGGTATGGTCATGGCTGCACCTGGGTCAGTATGTAAGGAAAGTTGTGGTGTATAATTTGATTGAGAGGCTTGGTGGAAGAGAGGTGATCTGAGTGTTAATGTCTTAGATTCTCCCTGTGCTGATCTGCTAGACATAAGAGTGGAGTATGGTGGGGAGCTATAACGAAGCTTATAACCACCTGAAAAGTCAGGAGGGcgggagagaggagcagaggaacgGCACTGGACTGTGCCAGACTCCACTGATTGTGTCCTCTCCTGCCTGGATGTGGTTACGTCTTGGCTTAACTGGTCAAAGATCATAATGTCACTAGGTCTTTGTTTGGACTTCTCTTGCACTCTGGATGTTAAAGCCATAGAGTCAGATGACAGGGATCGATACTTCCCTCCTTTTCCCACCTGTATGTGGGAGGTTTTGGGCATAGGGGAGCACAGAGGAGATGTATTTGTGGTTTGACTGCTTGATCTAAGAAAGGAGAAGATGGACGGAGCTCTAACACTTCGGGGGAACCTGGAGGGAGATAGAGGACTTGTTGGGACTCCAGATGGATGTGGTTTCTCCAATGTGATGGGCTCAGAACGCTGAAGGGCCAACGAGTCCTCCAACATTACTTGTCTCAATCTCTTTCCCTCTACCTGGGGGTGCAGTTTCTTTGGGTCTCTTTTTGGGCTGCTTGAAAATGTCCCCCATTCCTGAGGGCACGATGTTTCTGAGTAGTTGGGACTGGTAATGATTGGGGTTGCAGGGGGGGttaggagagaggagaaggtgaTAGTGGGAGAAAATGTAATGACAGGAGTGGCAGAAGTAGGGAGGAATAGGCTAGGAGCAGTTGCGACTGTAGGATGGCTGCCAATTGTAGAAGGGGTGATAGATGCAGTGGATACTGGAATGTAGTTTGTATTAGAGAAAGTACTGACTGTGGGCATCAGGCTAGACACTGTTTTAGTGTGGAAAGGCTTGGGAATGGAGGCATAGCTTCTTTCAAAGCCAAGAGATGTGGTGTTGGTGAATTTGGGTGTTTGGGAAGAAGAGCTAGTGTGTGATAAAGTATGAGTATTGGTTTTAGAAGAAACTGGATGAGAATAAGAGGAGGAACTAGTTTTGGTGTTTCGGTTTGGGGGGAGGCCTGCAGTCACTGTAGAAGAAAGAGCTTGACTACTGAGAGTGATGGAGGTggcaagagaaagagactgTTTGGTAAACTTTTCAGAGTCCTTGTTGTGAGGTGATGCAGGGCTGCTGTTGGTTTTGGATGAGCAatgattattattgtatttgGTGCTGCTCTCTGTGGGTGTATTTACGCTCTTCGGATTTAGCAAAGTATGTGGTAATTCAGTTACATTTGTTGTAAGTGAACTATTACTTACATCACGCTTGCTGAGATCTTTAGGGTgactcagtgttttgtgtgctgTAGCTCTGCTAATTTTAGACCAAGAAAAAACATCGGGCAAATTATGATGCCTTTGGCGTGCTCTGTTGTTTAAATTGGAGCCATATTGCTGTTTGACAAGCCTGTCTGATTTGTGGTCAAGTGAATCCTCAACATGTCTTTGTTTGGGGTTGTGAGTTCCTTCCTGTGTCTTCATAACAAGGTTCATGCTACCTTTGCAAACTGACTCTGTTGTGTTATTGTTCTCTCTGTTATTGGGGATTTGACTACTAAATCCTTTGTTGTTAGTTGGACCTGGCAAGGCCAAGTCACTTTTATCATTGCAGGGTGGAACTAAGGGTGTGTTTGGTTGGGCTTCGACTTTGGTTGTATCATTGGGGATTAGAGGGGAACTGCCTTCAGGGGTAACTTGTTTCCACCGGGAAGTGGATGTCAGTGTGGTCCTTCTAGGAAGGGAGTGGGTTGTATTTTTGTCGGAACCCCTGCAGTTCTGTTGCCTCGCTGATGGTCCTCTACTCAGAAATGCCTGTTTGGAACATGTTTGAGGTTGTTGGGTGAAAggttctgtgtctttgtttataGGTGAAGTTGAAAAAACGCGTGATTCAGGTATGTT encodes:
- the zmp:0000000991 gene encoding mucin-17; translated protein: MSGDAGELEPRAVGEEAATRLSRTRRVTRTTTASLRTQDDSFGERFQWENHYGDETPTGQEHHLTGIRQEGPHRALIFGADRIRQEEAAYCADSEVQVLKRSEPRFTSLFLTLSKNLSLDKPELKLKPKTNSFPNSLTEPKRAETEYGCCQVNRRTSPPDIHTETASYCPLPTILFPTTKEEQVSTVVCNELETSRDLSLNHSLSYGDFGLYEHNGLHTPACGAQPKRTGCGSVELEGDTKNHTKVENHKDLEELSSPTVTMLSPTVVTVLAPHLSGRLRRTKRFEGTENSEAQGNCQDVTNNAVNCARECFQEIQNQHGVERALIDGSQAQLRVPFLGTRRNTVDWSTKSGPARLDYESKRKMIQTVSLGVNSGKMDNRKLSADALSPVVTAASAISPLSLDPNEQRRNPQTGHQGALSALSSKPTTSSLLLSSRRINSSGRSSNAASTLSEENPLPNDREGKLSTTHLSQTTVNDNEQERSKSLLSPSSISYRTTETWPLLSPSFSNHRERNIPESRVFSTSPINKDTEPFTQQPQTCSKQAFLSRGPSARQQNCRGSDKNTTHSLPRRTTLTSTSRWKQVTPEGSSPLIPNDTTKVEAQPNTPLVPPCNDKSDLALPGPTNNKGFSSQIPNNRENNNTTESVCKGSMNLVMKTQEGTHNPKQRHVEDSLDHKSDRLVKQQYGSNLNNRARQRHHNLPDVFSWSKISRATAHKTLSHPKDLSKRDVSNSSLTTNVTELPHTLLNPKSVNTPTESSTKYNNNHCSSKTNSSPASPHNKDSEKFTKQSLSLATSITLSSQALSSTVTAGLPPNRNTKTSSSSYSHPVSSKTNTHTLSHTSSSSQTPKFTNTTSLGFERSYASIPKPFHTKTVSSLMPTVSTFSNTNYIPVSTASITPSTIGSHPTVATAPSLFLPTSATPVITFSPTITFSSLLTPPATPIITSPNYSETSCPQEWGTFSSSPKRDPKKLHPQVEGKRLRQVMLEDSLALQRSEPITLEKPHPSGVPTSPLSPSRFPRSVRAPSIFSFLRSSSQTTNTSPLCSPMPKTSHIQVGKGGKYRSLSSDSMALTSRVQEKSKQRPSDIMIFDQLSQDVTTSRQERTQSVESGTVQCRSSAPLSRPPDFSGGYKLRYSSPPYSTLMSSRSAQGESKTLTLRSPLFHQASQSNYTPQLSLHTDPGAAMTIPTSKPPLSPISPPPLSLPLQDKTATQKSSKFGISEADQVNNIHSNNSSQDLQNGQILLVDNRFHISSKCLKGDKAHNSSSACVTETLVYSIKSNVDTATAAAKNTTPKPLQHTANRALSFDTKLSQQPDAVQSKEASGEPHSHSDQSSTGGSSLESQSQDDKSCNKRMKESVLGKSRFFSVESSNGQSPKRSRFALKKNVSPPNSSLSRSDSERANKTNNKMDQVLNRLRQTFSTRRSDDDLSFPWKWKKASQTPSVCGSSDISCVSVITVDSTKMLEEKEQEGGVVLKDNEKGTESSNRWAQNKYTIIQASAVGSTMTGDQFSIRSDKSTPETDQVERNACAGAKTERKTQVRLTAHSQTMHQFDVNKDSRTDYKSINQFPSCRDPSPGRSPNPSGGYPNQFRKSTSSPRSPFSPFSSLSPLSSPDVTDDSVFYSPKLLRRRESSSPCEPGEGISLGGSRRSRASTGPPSSGPGQDKERLASSYADLKYGIEPGRSFSVSSVLSNRPSGPGRISTGSRFMSVGDLSESSLTYGGTSMGLDQWLFTPDWTKEYDCKPPSDCSVSYFPSDPGKMRSRSLPRSLTRRLANWSSGVSVSQPVTTTTSKPAHLWSPNVNNCHFGWDTEGPPTPPPTPPMSPVSRRISEPPSLSFPTFPSSSGAPQSVDCQSSRGHLPSRGYVSNLSTFEESSDSSSDTTTDDEYYLETGDGEEKETEL